In Carassius auratus strain Wakin unplaced genomic scaffold, ASM336829v1 scaf_tig00215844, whole genome shotgun sequence, the following are encoded in one genomic region:
- the LOC113096008 gene encoding zinc finger protein 883-like produces MEFVKEETEENTSQIKQEEPETWKIKQEESETLIIKQEEPETWKIKEEEPETWEIKHEEQGEFIEESEENKKWIEVEDKNHVKTGEKSLSCSQTKQKNLKKRRSKKPYTCDQCNKTFLRASNLKSHLTVHTKEKPYSCYSCGKSFSRFSNLKKHKKIHSGVREYMCFECENTFTSASSLKRHERIHTGEKPYECSHCDKRFTQSAHLKTHEKTHTGEKPYKCPHCNKGFSDSGDLKTHEMFHTGENPNKCSHCDKRFNRSTDLKTHERIHTGEKPYKCSHCDKRFKQSSHLKTHEMIHTGEKPYKCSHCDKIFNRSANLKTHERIHTEEKPYKCSHCDKRFNSSSSLKRHERIHTGEKPYTCDQCGKNFAQKRNLTEHMKVHTGVKPYTCDQCEKCFTRLSHLKDHLNIHTEEKQCSLDQCDETFLSSSNLKKHLTVHTKEKPYSCYLCGKSFSRFSNLKKHQKTHTGVREYMCFECGKTFNSMTCLNRHERIHTGEKPYKCLHCDKRFNHSTHMKTHERTHTGVKPYKCSHCDKRFNNSTHLKRHNRMHTGEKPYECSHCDKRYSQSIHLKIHEMIHTGEKPYECSHCDKRFSQSVHLKIHERIHTGEKLYYCTECGKRFSHLSALQRHTKNYHSEVPNKRRCL; encoded by the exons atggagtttGTCAAAGAGGAGACTGAGGAGAACACGAGtcaaataaaacaagaggaaccagaaacctggaaaataaaacaagaggaatCAGAAACGTTgataataaaacaagaggaaccagaaacctggaaaataaaagaagaggaaccagaaacctgggaaataaaacacgaggaacaaggag aGTTTATTGAAGAAAGTGAGGAGAACAAAAAATGGATTGAAGTTGAGGataaaaatcatgtcaaaactggagaaaaatctttgagttgctctcaaaccaaacagaaaaatttaaagaaaagaagaagcAAGAAACCGTACACTTGTGATCagtgtaataaaacatttttgagggCTTCAAACCTGAAGAGCCATCTGACagttcatacaaaggagaagCCATATTCATGTTATtcgtgtggaaagagtttttcacgtttttcaaatttgaaaaaacataagaaaatacatagtggtgtgagagagtacatgtgctttgaaTGTGAAAACACTTTTACTTCAGCGAGCAGTTTAAAACGgcacgagaggatccacactggagaaaaaccttatgagtgttcacactgtgacaagagattcactcAGTCagcacatctgaaaacacatgagaaaacccacactggagagaaaccttataagtgtccACACTGCAACAAGGGATTCAGTGATTCAGGAGACCTAAAAACACATGAGATGTTCCATACTGGAGAGAACCCAAataagtgttcacattgtgacaagagattcaatagGTCAACagacctgaaaacacatgagaggatccacactggagaaaaaccttacaagtgttcacattgtgacaagagattcaaacaGTCGTCACAtctaaaaacacatgaaatgatccacactggagagaaaccttataagtgttcacattgtgacaagaTATTCAATAGGTCAGCaaacctgaaaacacatgagaggatccacactgaagagaaaccttacaagtgttcacactgtgacaagagattcaatagttcatcaagtctgaaaagacatgagaggatccacactggagagaaaccatacacatgtgatcagtgcggaaaGAATTTCGCACAAAAAAGAAATCTTACAGAGCATATGAAAGTTCATACTGGAGTTAAACCGTACACTTGTGATCAGTGTGAGAAGTGTTTCACACGCTTATCACATCTTAAGGATCACTTGAACATCCACACTGAAGAGAAACAGTGTTCATTAGATCAATGTGATGAAACATTTTTGAGCTCTTCAAACCTGAAGAAACACCTGACagttcatacaaaggagaagCCGTATTCATGttatttgtgtggaaagagtttttcacgtttttcaaatttgaaaaaacatcagaaaacacatactggtgtgagagagtacatgtgctttgagtgtggaAAAACTTTTAATTCCATGACCTGTTTAAATCGgcacgagaggatccacactggagaaaaaccctACAAGTGTTTGCACTGTGACAAGCGATTCAATCATTCAACACatatgaaaacacatgagaggacccacactggagtgaaaccttacaagtgttcacactgtgacaagagattcaataatTCAACACATCTGAAAAGACACAATCGGAtgcacactggagaaaaaccttatgagtgttcacactgtgacaagagatacAGTCAGTCAATACATCTGAAAatacatgagatgatccacaccggagagaaaccttatgagtgttcacactgtgacaagagattcagtcagtcagtacacctgaaaatacatgagaggatccaTACTGGAGAAAAACTGTATTACTGTACTGAATGTGGAAAGCGTTTCAGTCATTTATCTGCTCTACAGAGGCATACAAAAAACTATCACAGTGAGGTCCCGAACAAACGGAGATGCCTTTAG